A genomic segment from Xiphophorus maculatus strain JP 163 A chromosome 6, X_maculatus-5.0-male, whole genome shotgun sequence encodes:
- the abhd4 gene encoding protein ABHD4 isoform X1, whose protein sequence is MDPGPGAAPIQTDCETELETKTNRSSSLWSWWPSWRPTSMSLLKTTESKILACIKNDLWARFVTLANQDRIWTLSLTNKGTPKSAEQAPKTPLVMVHGFGGGVGLWIRNLDALSRSRTVYAFDLLGFGRSSRPSFPSDAAKAEEQFVDSIEQWRQAVGLENMILLGHSLGGYLATSYAIQHPSRVSHLILVDPWGFPERTKPETQQSEDQGAEAVKRPTIPRWARAIVSILSLFNPLAVIRAAGPWGPGLVNRFRPDFKRKFEDLFDDDTMTQYIYHCNAQTPSGEVGFRAMSETLGWAKRPMLQRVHLLPPSMPVTMLYGARSWVDSSSGDRAAEIRGKAHTKVLLVDDASHHVYADQPDDFNKVVENICKSVD, encoded by the exons ATGGATCCTGGTCCAGGTGCAGCTCCCATCCAGACCGACTGTGAGACAGA attggAGACTAAAACAAACAG GTCAAGTTCACTCTGGAGCTGGTGGCCCTCCTGGCGTCCGACCTCCATGTCCCTGTTGAAGACTACAGAGTCTAAGATTCTTGCCT GTATTAAGAATGATTTATGGGCCAGGTTTGTGACCCTCGCCAACCAGGACCGCATATGGACTCTGTCTCTTACCAACAAGGGGACTCCCAAATCTGCAGAACAAG CACCTAAAACTCCCCTGGTGATGGTTCATGGTTTTGGAGGAGGGGTAGGGCTGTGGATCAGGAACTTGGACGCCCTGAGCCGCTCGCGGACCGTCTACGCCTTTGACCTTTTGGGCTTTGGCAGGAGTTCGAGGCCTAGCTTCCCGTCAGATGCTGCCAAGGCAGAGGAGCAGTTTGTGGACTCCATTGAGCAGTGGAGGCAGGCTGTTGGTCTGGAGAACATGATCCTGCTGGGGCACAGTTTGGGGGGCTACCTGGCTACCTCATACGCAATTCAGCACCCTTCCAG AGTGTCGCACCTTATCTTGGTGGACCCCTGGGGTTTCCCTGAGCGAACCAAACCAGAGACCCAGCAGAGCGAGGATCAGGGCGCTGAGGCGGTGAAGAGGCCCACCATTCCCAGATGGGCAAGAGCCATCGTCTCGATTCTTTCTCTCTTCAACCCGCTGGCTGTTATTAGAGCTGCAGGCCCATGGG GCCCAGGCTTGGTGAACAGGTTCCGCCCCGATTTCAAAAGGAAGTTCGAGGATCTCTTTGATGACGACACAATGACGCAGTACATTTACCACTGTAACGCACAGACTCCGAG TGGGGAGGTAGGTTTCCGGGCTATGTCAGAAACGCTAGGCTGGGCTAAGAGACCAATGCTGCAGCGAGTACATCTTCTGCCGCCCTCCATGCCCGTCACCATGCTGTATGGAGCTAGATCCTGGGTGGACAGCTCATCTGGGGACAGAGCAGCCGAGATCAGGGGAAAAGCCCACACCAAAGTGCTG CTGGTAGACGACGCCTCACACCACGTCTACGCTGATCAGCCAGACGACTTCAACAAAgtggtagaaaacatttgtaaatctGTAGACTGA
- the tgm1 gene encoding protein-glutamine gamma-glutamyltransferase K translates to MPGERLTVRSSSEIGRFPGAAPPIRVELTIQSEVGKKQEEGGCRRWFRKICPCCCKRQNSESYDVTDKVEFTKPPTPTPITTPEPAKPKPENGEMKEFGDVKLSVCSVDLLSSKSGANRTEHHTDLYHGDELIIRRGQTFQMEIEFNRPFSPDTDKMHLELKTGPLPIVSKGTHVIIPLVEHLEDERWEAKVTEQTCNKVKLSVNSPATAVIGLFGLTVTTQSAKDEEPTVHNPSKDIVILFNPWCEEETVFLDDEEQRKEYVLNDTGRIYYGTEKQIGARTWNFGQFHEGILDACLFILEKSDMPPSGRADPVNVVRVVSAMINAQDDYGVLVGNWSGNYSDGISPAAWSSSVEILRKYHSSTGVPVRYGQCWVFSGVTTTVLRCLGIPARSVTNFQSAHDTDVSLTTDVYFDENMEPIDHLNSDSVWNFHVWNDCWMARPDLPPGNGGWQAVDSTPQETSQGTFRCGPASVSAIRSGHVYLKHDTPFVFAEVNSDKIYWQRNLDGTFSQIYSEKKAVGHFISTKAVGTDERDDITHLYKHPEESEEERIAVETACRYGSKPDVYCSPAAEDVSVEVKIDGEGPRMGNDAKLSIVVKNQSSQPRQTTLHSQVAVMYYTGVLKNAIKKDKMPVELLPNEEKIIEWVLPYQQYQNQLVDQAALMLTLSGRVSETKQVLANQTTFRLRTPDLQITPLGEAVVGKAMSAKITFTNPLSRILKDVVFRVEGLGLQTGHEVVIGDVGGRATVTVTEHFIPTQPGPRKLVASLDCKQLTQVHGVADIVVHEQ, encoded by the exons ATGCCAGGTGAGCGATTGACAGTTCGAAGCTCGTCGGAAATCGGGCGTTTCCCCGGAGCGGCCCCGCCCATTCGGGTGGAGCTGACCATTCAGAGTGAAGTGGGGAAGAAGCAGGAGGAGGGAGGCTGCCGTCGCTGGTTCAGGAAGATCTGCCCGTGCTGCTGCAAGCGTCAAAACAGCGAGTCTTACGATGTCACGGATAAAGTGGAGTTCACCAAGCCCCCGACCCCGACCCCGATCACGACGCCCGAGCCCGCTAAGCCGAAGCCTGAGAACGGAGAAATGAAGGAATTCGGAG ACGTCAAGCTCTCCGTGTGCTCAGTGGACCTCCTGAGCTCCAAGAGTGGTGCGAACAGGACGGAGCATCACACCGATCTGTACCACGGGGACGAGCTGATCATCCGTAGAGGACAGACCTTCCAGATGGAGATAGAGTTCAACAGGCCTTTCAGTCCGGACACGGATAAAATGCACTTGGAGCTGAAAACag GTCCCTTGCCTATCGTGTCTAAAGGAACCCATGTCATCATTCCTCTGGTGGAGCACCTGGAGGACGAGCGCTGGGAGGCCAAGGTCACAGAGCAGACCTGCAACAAGGTCAAGCTGTCCGTGAACTCCCCGGCCACCGCCGTGATCGGCCTGTTCGGCCTCACCGTCACGACTCAGTCGGCGAAGGACGAGGAGCCAACAGTTCACAACCCCAGCAAGGACATCGTCATCCTCTTCAACCCTTGGTGTGAAG aggAGACTGTGTTCCTGGATGACGAAGAGCAGAGGAAGGAGTATGTGCTGAATGACACTGGGAGGATTTACTACGGGACAGAGAAGCAAATCGGAGCCCGCACATGGAACTTTGGGCAG TTTCATGAGGGAATCCTGGACGCCTGTCTGTTCATCTTGGAGAAGAGCGACATGCCTCCATCCGGCCGAGCGGATCCGGTCAATGTGGTCAGAGTCGTATCTGCCATG atAAATGCCCAGGACGACTACGGAGTCCTGGTTGGGAACTGGTCAGGGAACTACTCTGACGGCATCTCTCCTGCAGCGTGGAGCAGCAGCGTGGAGATCCTGAGGAAGTACCACTCCTCCACAGGAGTACCTGTGAGATATGGCCAGTGCTGGGTCTTCTCTGGCGTCACTACAACAg tgcTGCGGTGCCTCGGCATACCCGCCCGCAGCGTGACCAACTTCCAGTCTGCTCACGACACCGATGTGTCCCTCACTACTGATGTTTACTTTGACGAGAACATGGAGCCAATTGACCACCTCAACAGTGACTCTGTCTG GAATTTCCACGTATGGAACGATTGCTGGATGGCAAGACCTGATCTGCCCCCTGGCAACGGAGGCTGGCAGGCTGTCGACTCCACACCCCAAGAGACGAGCCAGGGCACCTTCCGCTGTGGCCCAGCCTCTGTCAGCGCCATCCGCTCCGGTCATGTCTACCTCAAACACGACACGCCTTTCGTCTTTGCTGAG GTGAACAGTGATAAAATCTACTGGCAGAGGAACCTTGACGGTACTTTCAGTCAGATCTACAGTGAGAAGAAAGCCGTCGGGCACTTCATCAGCACCAAAGCAGTGGGCACTGATGAGCGTGACGACATCACACACCTGTACAAACATCCAGAAG AGTCTGAGGAGGAGCGTATTGCGGTGGAGACGGCTTGTCGGTATGGCAGCAAGCCAGACGTCTACTGCTCCCCTGCAGCCGAGGATGTGAGCGTGGAGGTGAAGATTGACGGCGAGGGGCCTAGGATGGGCAACGACGCCAAGCTGAGCATTGTGGTAAAAAACCAGAGCTCACAGCCCCGCCAGACAACTCTACACAGCCAGGTGGCTGTCATGTACTATACTGGCGTGCTGAAGAACGCTATAAAGAAGGACAAGATGCCTGTGGAGCTTTTGCCCAATGAAG AGAAGATTATTGAATGGGTACTGCCATACCAGCAGTACCAGAACCAGTTGGTGGACCAGGCTGCTCTGATGCTGACACTGTCCGGAAGAGTCAGTGAAACCAAGCAAGTGTTGGCCAACCAGACGACCTTCAGGCTCCGTACGCCTGACCTCCAGATTACG cctctgGGTGAAGCTGTGGTTGGTAAAGCGATGTCAGCAAAGATTACCTTCACCAATCCGCTGTCACGTATACTGAAGGATGTCGTGTTCAGGGTGGAGGGCCTGGGCCTTCAGACGGGCCATGAAGTGGTCATAGG TGATGTCGGAGGCCGAGCTACAGTAACAGTGACAGAGCACTTCATCCCCACCCAACCTGGACCCAGAAAACTGGTGGCGTCACTAGACTGTAAACAGCTAACACAAGTGCATGGAGTCGCTGACATCGTGGTTCACGAACAATGA
- the abhd4 gene encoding protein ABHD4 isoform X2: protein MDPGPGAAPIQTDCETESSSLWSWWPSWRPTSMSLLKTTESKILACIKNDLWARFVTLANQDRIWTLSLTNKGTPKSAEQAPKTPLVMVHGFGGGVGLWIRNLDALSRSRTVYAFDLLGFGRSSRPSFPSDAAKAEEQFVDSIEQWRQAVGLENMILLGHSLGGYLATSYAIQHPSRVSHLILVDPWGFPERTKPETQQSEDQGAEAVKRPTIPRWARAIVSILSLFNPLAVIRAAGPWGPGLVNRFRPDFKRKFEDLFDDDTMTQYIYHCNAQTPSGEVGFRAMSETLGWAKRPMLQRVHLLPPSMPVTMLYGARSWVDSSSGDRAAEIRGKAHTKVLLVDDASHHVYADQPDDFNKVVENICKSVD from the exons ATGGATCCTGGTCCAGGTGCAGCTCCCATCCAGACCGACTGTGAGACAGA GTCAAGTTCACTCTGGAGCTGGTGGCCCTCCTGGCGTCCGACCTCCATGTCCCTGTTGAAGACTACAGAGTCTAAGATTCTTGCCT GTATTAAGAATGATTTATGGGCCAGGTTTGTGACCCTCGCCAACCAGGACCGCATATGGACTCTGTCTCTTACCAACAAGGGGACTCCCAAATCTGCAGAACAAG CACCTAAAACTCCCCTGGTGATGGTTCATGGTTTTGGAGGAGGGGTAGGGCTGTGGATCAGGAACTTGGACGCCCTGAGCCGCTCGCGGACCGTCTACGCCTTTGACCTTTTGGGCTTTGGCAGGAGTTCGAGGCCTAGCTTCCCGTCAGATGCTGCCAAGGCAGAGGAGCAGTTTGTGGACTCCATTGAGCAGTGGAGGCAGGCTGTTGGTCTGGAGAACATGATCCTGCTGGGGCACAGTTTGGGGGGCTACCTGGCTACCTCATACGCAATTCAGCACCCTTCCAG AGTGTCGCACCTTATCTTGGTGGACCCCTGGGGTTTCCCTGAGCGAACCAAACCAGAGACCCAGCAGAGCGAGGATCAGGGCGCTGAGGCGGTGAAGAGGCCCACCATTCCCAGATGGGCAAGAGCCATCGTCTCGATTCTTTCTCTCTTCAACCCGCTGGCTGTTATTAGAGCTGCAGGCCCATGGG GCCCAGGCTTGGTGAACAGGTTCCGCCCCGATTTCAAAAGGAAGTTCGAGGATCTCTTTGATGACGACACAATGACGCAGTACATTTACCACTGTAACGCACAGACTCCGAG TGGGGAGGTAGGTTTCCGGGCTATGTCAGAAACGCTAGGCTGGGCTAAGAGACCAATGCTGCAGCGAGTACATCTTCTGCCGCCCTCCATGCCCGTCACCATGCTGTATGGAGCTAGATCCTGGGTGGACAGCTCATCTGGGGACAGAGCAGCCGAGATCAGGGGAAAAGCCCACACCAAAGTGCTG CTGGTAGACGACGCCTCACACCACGTCTACGCTGATCAGCCAGACGACTTCAACAAAgtggtagaaaacatttgtaaatctGTAGACTGA
- the abhd4 gene encoding protein ABHD4 isoform X3, with protein MSLLKTTESKILACIKNDLWARFVTLANQDRIWTLSLTNKGTPKSAEQAPKTPLVMVHGFGGGVGLWIRNLDALSRSRTVYAFDLLGFGRSSRPSFPSDAAKAEEQFVDSIEQWRQAVGLENMILLGHSLGGYLATSYAIQHPSRVSHLILVDPWGFPERTKPETQQSEDQGAEAVKRPTIPRWARAIVSILSLFNPLAVIRAAGPWGPGLVNRFRPDFKRKFEDLFDDDTMTQYIYHCNAQTPSGEVGFRAMSETLGWAKRPMLQRVHLLPPSMPVTMLYGARSWVDSSSGDRAAEIRGKAHTKVLLVDDASHHVYADQPDDFNKVVENICKSVD; from the exons ATGTCCCTGTTGAAGACTACAGAGTCTAAGATTCTTGCCT GTATTAAGAATGATTTATGGGCCAGGTTTGTGACCCTCGCCAACCAGGACCGCATATGGACTCTGTCTCTTACCAACAAGGGGACTCCCAAATCTGCAGAACAAG CACCTAAAACTCCCCTGGTGATGGTTCATGGTTTTGGAGGAGGGGTAGGGCTGTGGATCAGGAACTTGGACGCCCTGAGCCGCTCGCGGACCGTCTACGCCTTTGACCTTTTGGGCTTTGGCAGGAGTTCGAGGCCTAGCTTCCCGTCAGATGCTGCCAAGGCAGAGGAGCAGTTTGTGGACTCCATTGAGCAGTGGAGGCAGGCTGTTGGTCTGGAGAACATGATCCTGCTGGGGCACAGTTTGGGGGGCTACCTGGCTACCTCATACGCAATTCAGCACCCTTCCAG AGTGTCGCACCTTATCTTGGTGGACCCCTGGGGTTTCCCTGAGCGAACCAAACCAGAGACCCAGCAGAGCGAGGATCAGGGCGCTGAGGCGGTGAAGAGGCCCACCATTCCCAGATGGGCAAGAGCCATCGTCTCGATTCTTTCTCTCTTCAACCCGCTGGCTGTTATTAGAGCTGCAGGCCCATGGG GCCCAGGCTTGGTGAACAGGTTCCGCCCCGATTTCAAAAGGAAGTTCGAGGATCTCTTTGATGACGACACAATGACGCAGTACATTTACCACTGTAACGCACAGACTCCGAG TGGGGAGGTAGGTTTCCGGGCTATGTCAGAAACGCTAGGCTGGGCTAAGAGACCAATGCTGCAGCGAGTACATCTTCTGCCGCCCTCCATGCCCGTCACCATGCTGTATGGAGCTAGATCCTGGGTGGACAGCTCATCTGGGGACAGAGCAGCCGAGATCAGGGGAAAAGCCCACACCAAAGTGCTG CTGGTAGACGACGCCTCACACCACGTCTACGCTGATCAGCCAGACGACTTCAACAAAgtggtagaaaacatttgtaaatctGTAGACTGA